The genomic DNA ACGAGCTTGAAATCAATTTCTCCACCAAAGtgaaacaacaatctctcttatttTTAGTTTGAACTTTAATATGGCAGCGTGGTGGTTTACGGGAACTCCCATTGTGTACACACCACCTTCAAGGTCATGTGGAACTTCTCCAGCAGTATACACTTCGAAATGGAGAAGACCCCGACCATGTAGGCTTCCTCCAGGAGGTGTTATTACTGCTTCTGATAAATCTCCTTAACTACGTGCTTTTGTGTCTCTGTGTCGGATTTTTCAAGTTCTATGCAATAATAAAGTGTCTGTGGTTTTAAGATTTGGTTTCTTGTCTCAAGTGTAGTAAGTACACTTTGTAACGTATTATGAGTGAATAAACGAACTAATACTTATGGTTAAGATGAGTCGACGATGcctcctgcaaaaaaaaaaaaaggcgatTAACAATACAATTTCTCCTATCTCCTGAGGCGATAGAAAAGGCGATTAGTTTTCTCTACCCTAATCTCCGCCGCCCACCGGCCTCTCGCCGGTTGGTGAGAATTTTTCAAGATgacaaggaagaaaaagaagaagggatCTCGCCCCTTAGTCCCTGGAACCTCTCAATTCGCTCGATTTGCCTCTTCAACAACTCAGTTGACCTCCCCTCGCCAAAGGGTTGATGGCCCTCTGCTTGCGGAAGACACCCCTTCGCTACCACCTGTGGTAGCTTCTACGGAGGTTCTTGCGACACCTTCAGCAAACCCGGATACAGATCGCCTTGCCTCTGTTTCCTTGGTTCCTGAGCCGGTTGAGGACGCTCCCTCCCCTCCCGAGATCCCGGTCACTCTGGTCTCCGGTATTTCCTCAGTCGCTGTAGAGGCCTCCGCCTCTGGCACTTTTCAACCAAACTCGACCGTTGTCTCCCTGGGTGCCTCGGACCCGATGGCTCCCTTGGTCAGTGTTCCGCCTAAGGCCAGAAAAAGATGGACCTCTCTCTTCGGTGAATCATCTCAATTGGAAGAAGTGGGGTCTCCGTCGCAGCACATCTCCGGGGTCCCCTTTGTCCTTATCCCGGATGAGAATATAGAAGCTGCTAGGGAAGAGTTTAAAGACTTTATCTTTGCCCAATTTCACGGGAACCCTCCTGACATGGGTCGGGTTATAGGCGTCGTTAATGCGCTTTGGGCTCGTTCGGGTCCTCGCatttttgttcacaaaattgGCTATGGTGCCTTTCTACTGCGGGTCACTAACCCTAGAACCAGAGCTATTCTTCTGGGACGA from Camelina sativa cultivar DH55 chromosome 7, Cs, whole genome shotgun sequence includes the following:
- the LOC104701149 gene encoding uncharacterized protein LOC104701149: MGSKSPSVAALVLPLLLILFTLSSQIEVVESTGRKLSWWFTGTPIVYTPPSRSCGTSPAVYTSKWRRPRPCRLPPGGVITASDKSP